The following is a genomic window from Pseudomonas purpurea.
GGGTTCTTGCTGGTGGCCTGGCCGGTGGTGAGCGCCAGACGCAGTTCGTTTTTCAGCTCCGAGCGGGTGCGCAAGCTCTGCTGCAAACCGCCCACGCTTTGCTTGAGCAAACGTGCGGCGTTGATCGCCAGGGCTTCGCGGCTCTCGTGGTCGAGGCCCTTGAGGTCCACGCCCAGGGCGTCGCCAAAGTGTTCCCAGAAACCTTCGCTCTGACGCTCCGGCGCTTTGGGCGCGGGGGCAGGAACCACGGGCGCCGGGGCGTCAATCAGCTCCGGCACCATCAGGCTTTCCATGTCGATGCGCGCATAGTCGGCACGCTGACGGGGTTCCTGGCGCGGCGCGTTGAGGGCGCCCAGCTCGTCGATTTCCGAGTACACGCGCTCTTGCTGATCGAGGGCGTTGAGCGGGTCGAGGTCGAGGAACGCATCGTCAGGAATGATGCTGCCCGCCGCTTGCGGACGGCCGACTTCAGCCTCGAACGCTGCCGGATCGCGGACCAGCCGTGCACGGATTTCGAAGTCCCCGAGCACATAAACGCTGCCGTGTTCGATGCGCTGCGCTTCACCCTTGCGCAGGCGCGCGCCGCTTTCGCTGTCCTGGATACCGTTGCTGCTGGTATCGGTCAGGTAGAACGTGCCCTCACGGTAGCTGATCAGCGCGTGATGGTTGGACAGGTGGCGTTTACGGTCCGGAATGATCCAGTCGCAATCCTCGCCCCGCCCGATCACGCCGCCAGCCTGTTTGAAGGTCTTCTGGCACAGATCGGTAGGCACGAATTGCTTGGTGTTCAGCATTTCGAAAACCAGTTCCATTGATGTCGCTCCTTGCGGTCACTTGCCGCGATTGACCGCCTGCGGATCACCCAGTGGGCGATAGGTGTTGTCGTTGAATTTGTAATTGCCGCTACAGCCACCGAGGCCGCATAGAACGACGAGGGTCAGCAGGACAGCTTGCCAGTGACGTACAGGCATCAGAGGGTCTCCATGATCAGGAAATGCACAAAGCGCCGACCCGTTCGGGCGGCGCTATCGAAATTGATTGGGGTGAAGCCAAACGCTCTAACCCGGGGCCTTGACGCAAACCCCTGTGGCGAGGGAGCTTGCTCCCGCTGGGCTGCGAAGCAGCCCAAAAACTGGCTGCCCCGTTTACTAAGGCAGACCGTGTTGGCTTGACTACGACTGCTACGCAGCCGAGCGGGAGCAAGCTCCCTCGCCACAGGTCGTGCGTGGCTCAACATTGGGTTAACCATCGAAGTCACCCAAATTGATGTTCAGGCGCCCTAGGCGGTAGAGCAGGGTTCGGCGCGGCAAGCCCAGTTCGCGGGCCGCCAGCGTTTGATTGCCGTCGTTCTTGCGCAGGCAATCGAGCAACAGGCTGCGCTCGACCTGTTCCAGGCGTTCGCGCAGGTTCAGGCTGCTGTCTTCCGGCACGACATCGACGCGCAACGAGAAATGCTCGGCCAGCAACTCGCCGCCCTCGCACAGCAGCACGGCGCGTTCGACCAGGCCCTTGAGCTCCCGCACGTTGCCGGGGAAGGCATAACCGGACAGGTGATCGAGCGCCGCATCGGACCAGCGCACCGCATCGCGTTGCAGGAACGTGCAGGCCTTGTCGGCAAAGTGCCGGGCCAGGTCAAGGATGTCGCCGTCGCGCTGACGCAGGGGCGGCAACTCGATGGGGAACTGCGCGAGGCGGTAATACAGGTCCTCGCGGAACTTGCCTTCGCTGACCAGCACCGCCAAGTCGCGGTGAGTGGCGGCGATGATGCGCACGTCGATCTTGTGGGTGTCGTTGGAACCCAACGGACGAATCTCGCCTTCCTGCAACACCCGCAGCAACTTGGCTTGCAACGACAGCGGCATGTC
Proteins encoded in this region:
- the tagH gene encoding type VI secretion system-associated FHA domain protein TagH produces the protein MELVFEMLNTKQFVPTDLCQKTFKQAGGVIGRGEDCDWIIPDRKRHLSNHHALISYREGTFYLTDTSSNGIQDSESGARLRKGEAQRIEHGSVYVLGDFEIRARLVRDPAAFEAEVGRPQAAGSIIPDDAFLDLDPLNALDQQERVYSEIDELGALNAPRQEPRQRADYARIDMESLMVPELIDAPAPVVPAPAPKAPERQSEGFWEHFGDALGVDLKGLDHESREALAINAARLLKQSVGGLQQSLRTRSELKNELRLALTTGQATSKNPLKFAVDAGEALGILLQGNKPGQLPAEQAISRAFRDLQAHQVALLTASRAAVRGTLEHFSPQQLTLRFERDGNKPLIATSGSRWRAYGRYHQALRQDDDWSERLLARDFAQAYEEQIRLISTLHTDHQG
- a CDS encoding type VI secretion protein, with amino-acid sequence MPVRHWQAVLLTLVVLCGLGGCSGNYKFNDNTYRPLGDPQAVNRGK